One part of the Pseudemcibacter aquimaris genome encodes these proteins:
- the mutS gene encoding DNA mismatch repair protein MutS, with protein sequence MTEQKTKEKPNTKSKPAKTTPMMAQFLEIKEKHQEYLLFYRMGDFYELFFQDAVTAAAALDITLTKRGKHNDEDIPMCGVPVHAAENYLSRLIGKGFKVAVCEQMEDPAEAKKRGSKSVVRRDVVRLVTPGTITEENLLDARAHNYLAALSLAKGNYALSWLDITTGDFYVCKMEAANLDAELARLQAGELIASFGVLDKGELVDVLDDWQHIISPVENKLFDSAKAEEKLKEVYGVSVLDGIGSFDRAELAACGALIEYLEETQKGKIPKLKKPMMVGEDAVMMIDSATRRNLELNRTLSGEKKGSLLFTIDKTITGAGARLLGSYLSAPLTDPVRINKRLDLVTYFLNAEALRIQLRGLLKSCPDIERAMSRLSVGRGGPRDLAAVGQGLDQAFQIREIIERNIENTRDDLSGKIDDLKEIIGKFGHHSDLVDELRRALLPDPPLIIRDGNFIARGYNAPLDEFQTLKSESKRLIAALEGRYREKTGINGLKIKYNNVLGYFIEVTAMHADKLMTAPLNEEFIHRQTLANNVRFNSQELAELASKIGQAADRALALEHELFEKLVQMVLMQWDSIIVASTALAKLDVGSSLAELAVENNYCRPNVDESLAFEVEAGRHPVVEASIKQNLEGKFVANDCDLGVDNRLWLITGPNMAGKSTFLRQNALIAILAQMGSFVPASSAHIGIVDRLFSRVGASDDLARGRSTFMVEMVETAAILNQSSKKSLVILDEIGRGTATYDGLSIAWAAVEHLHEVNKARGLFATHYHEMTALSAKLSKLALHYMKVKEWDGEVIFMHEVAAGSADRSYGIQVAKLAGLPAVVVERATQVLHSLEQGGQEGQGVAQGQKMEALSDELPLFSAVQEKVSARPSEPSKLELEMDKVNPDELSPREALDIIYQLKGLLR encoded by the coding sequence ATGACCGAACAAAAAACAAAAGAAAAACCAAATACAAAAAGCAAGCCCGCAAAAACAACACCCATGATGGCACAATTCCTTGAAATAAAGGAAAAGCATCAGGAATATTTGCTGTTTTACCGCATGGGGGATTTTTACGAGCTTTTCTTCCAGGACGCGGTGACGGCTGCGGCGGCGTTGGATATCACGCTGACCAAACGTGGCAAGCATAATGATGAAGATATCCCAATGTGTGGCGTTCCCGTTCATGCGGCGGAAAATTATCTTTCCCGCCTGATTGGAAAGGGTTTTAAGGTCGCCGTCTGCGAACAGATGGAAGACCCCGCAGAGGCTAAAAAACGCGGCAGTAAATCCGTCGTGCGCCGTGATGTTGTCCGTCTTGTGACGCCGGGCACGATTACCGAAGAAAATCTGCTGGACGCGCGGGCGCATAATTACCTTGCCGCCTTATCGCTTGCGAAAGGAAATTACGCATTATCATGGCTTGATATCACCACCGGTGATTTTTACGTTTGCAAAATGGAAGCCGCCAATCTGGATGCGGAACTCGCCAGGTTACAAGCGGGTGAACTAATCGCGTCATTCGGTGTGCTTGATAAGGGTGAACTTGTGGATGTGCTCGATGATTGGCAACATATCATCAGCCCCGTTGAAAATAAGCTGTTCGACAGCGCCAAGGCAGAAGAAAAATTAAAAGAGGTTTACGGCGTCAGTGTCCTTGATGGCATCGGATCATTTGATCGCGCGGAACTGGCGGCCTGTGGAGCATTAATTGAATACCTCGAAGAAACCCAAAAGGGCAAAATTCCAAAACTTAAAAAACCGATGATGGTTGGCGAAGATGCGGTCATGATGATCGATAGTGCCACACGTCGGAACCTTGAATTAAACAGAACATTATCGGGTGAGAAAAAAGGAAGCCTGCTTTTCACCATTGATAAGACCATTACGGGTGCGGGTGCGCGGCTTTTAGGCAGTTACCTAAGTGCGCCACTGACGGACCCAGTGCGGATTAATAAACGTCTTGATCTGGTGACTTACTTTTTAAATGCGGAAGCGCTACGTATTCAATTGCGCGGGCTTTTAAAAAGCTGTCCCGATATTGAACGGGCGATGTCGCGTCTTTCAGTGGGGCGCGGCGGGCCACGTGACTTGGCGGCCGTTGGGCAGGGGCTTGATCAGGCCTTTCAAATACGTGAAATTATTGAACGTAATATTGAAAATACCCGTGATGATCTATCCGGTAAAATTGATGATTTAAAAGAAATCATCGGAAAATTTGGTCATCATAGCGATCTGGTGGATGAACTGCGCCGTGCGCTGCTTCCTGATCCGCCGCTTATTATCCGTGACGGTAATTTTATCGCGCGTGGGTACAATGCACCGCTTGATGAATTTCAGACATTAAAATCGGAAAGCAAGCGATTGATCGCCGCACTCGAAGGACGATACCGTGAAAAGACGGGCATCAATGGCCTAAAGATCAAATATAATAACGTGCTTGGTTATTTTATCGAGGTCACAGCAATGCACGCGGATAAATTAATGACCGCGCCGCTAAACGAAGAATTTATTCACCGTCAAACGCTTGCCAATAACGTTCGCTTTAATTCACAGGAACTGGCGGAACTAGCAAGCAAGATCGGGCAGGCGGCTGACCGCGCGCTTGCACTTGAACATGAACTGTTTGAAAAATTGGTTCAGATGGTTCTGATGCAGTGGGACAGTATTATTGTTGCCTCGACGGCACTGGCGAAATTGGATGTTGGTTCATCGCTTGCGGAACTTGCCGTCGAAAATAATTATTGTCGTCCAAATGTTGACGAAAGCCTTGCCTTTGAGGTCGAGGCAGGACGTCACCCGGTGGTTGAGGCATCCATCAAACAAAATCTTGAAGGCAAGTTCGTCGCCAATGATTGTGATCTTGGTGTTGATAATCGTTTGTGGTTGATCACTGGTCCAAACATGGCGGGTAAAAGCACGTTCTTACGTCAAAATGCGCTTATCGCGATCCTCGCGCAAATGGGCAGTTTTGTGCCGGCATCAAGCGCGCACATCGGTATTGTTGACCGGTTATTCAGCCGCGTTGGCGCGTCCGATGATTTGGCGCGCGGGCGTTCCACATTTATGGTGGAAATGGTTGAAACGGCGGCGATCCTTAATCAATCATCGAAAAAATCGCTTGTGATTCTTGATGAAATTGGTCGTGGTACGGCCACCTATGACGGGTTATCCATTGCATGGGCGGCCGTTGAGCATCTTCACGAAGTAAATAAAGCGCGCGGCTTATTTGCGACACATTATCATGAGATGACAGCGCTATCTGCAAAATTATCAAAGCTCGCCCTTCATTATATGAAGGTTAAAGAATGGGACGGTGAAGTGATATTCATGCATGAGGTGGCCGCAGGGTCAGCCGACAGATCATATGGTATTCAGGTGGCGAAACTTGCTGGTCTTCCGGCGGTGGTGGTTGAACGCGCGACACAGGTTCTTCATAGTCTTGAGCAAGGCGGGCAAGAGGGACAAGGCGTTGCCCAAGGCCAAAAAATGGAAGCCTTAAGTGATGAATTGCCGCTTTTTTCCGCGGTGCAGGAAAAAGTAAGTGCGCGACCATCCGAACCATCAAAGCTTGAACTGGAAATGGATAAAGTCAATCCGGATGAGCTTAGCCCGAGAGAGGCACTCGATATCATTTATCAATTAAAGGGATTATTACGGTAA
- a CDS encoding [protein-PII] uridylyltransferase, whose protein sequence is MIRIKKHREIFNTKDQAKKLDALKQEFRPDQIRTPLLKHFKETYSHGFEVIKKRADKGETGTNLANAQSYLTDQIIVMLSDVVVNYIFHNANPSKAETLCVAAFGGYGRQEMAPYSDIDIQFILPYKKNAWCEKVVEYILYFLWDMGFDVGHAVRTIEEAIRLCEEDLTIKTALLEMRYIWGDESLFKSLLSKYDRKIIRGNAPEFTEQKLEERDNRHKKLGDTRYVVEPNLKEGKGGLRDLHTLHWIAKFIYKVHWMSEIKKKGVFSDEEYKEFSKAEDFLWAVRFQLHYMAGRPNERITFDVQKDLSEKLGYADRASMSGVERFMKHYFLTVKNVGDLTRIFCAYLEEKHKRRPLKFSNFSFRSKYADGFPLVGSRISVKNAKELEDDPVKMIEIFHVAQKYELDIHPRALRMIRQNLKFIRGRTRNDPRANELFIEIMTHEKGPGFALRLMNEVGVLGRFVPDFGRVVAQMQYDMYHVYTVDEHTIRAIELTSEVERGILAEEHPLANEIIHKVLSRKVLYVAVFLHDIAKGRKGDHSILGEQVAHKLCPRFGFTPEETETVAWLVRWHLLMTLSAFKRDLSDPKTISDFADQVQSPERLRLLLVLTVVDIRAVGPKVWNGWKGQLLRELYSRSEEYLLGGQIKYDNVHQVGHIIENLRKELPEWDDEKFDEYTNRFFSTYWLAVSTDHLVRNALMMDMSDKFNDKSTVNIHIDDFQNISELTIYAEDNPGLFSRLTGAIALSGASIQDARIFTTKDGMALDAFRIQDADGNVFKDKEKLKKLEKNINDTLSGELIPRDVFDKRRIRKKRTDVFKVAPRVLIDNKASNSRTVIELNGRDRIGYLFELSSVLVDLKISINSAHIATYGERAITVFFVRDIFGHKVTNEKKLEQIKEKLMNVLEAK, encoded by the coding sequence ATGATCAGGATCAAAAAACACCGCGAAATTTTTAATACCAAAGATCAGGCAAAAAAGCTTGATGCTTTGAAGCAAGAATTTCGTCCTGATCAGATTAGAACGCCGCTTTTGAAGCATTTTAAAGAAACCTATTCACACGGGTTCGAAGTGATAAAAAAGCGCGCTGATAAGGGGGAAACCGGAACCAATCTTGCTAATGCACAAAGTTATCTGACTGATCAGATCATTGTTATGCTATCGGATGTGGTGGTCAATTATATTTTTCATAACGCGAACCCGAGTAAGGCGGAAACATTATGTGTCGCTGCATTCGGCGGATACGGCAGACAGGAAATGGCCCCATATTCGGATATCGATATCCAATTTATCCTGCCATACAAGAAAAACGCATGGTGTGAGAAGGTCGTTGAATACATTCTTTATTTCTTATGGGATATGGGTTTCGATGTTGGTCATGCGGTGCGCACTATCGAAGAAGCCATAAGATTATGTGAAGAAGACCTAACCATTAAAACCGCGCTTCTTGAAATGCGGTATATCTGGGGTGATGAAAGTCTGTTTAAAAGTTTGTTATCTAAATACGACAGAAAAATCATTAGGGGCAATGCACCTGAATTTACAGAACAAAAGTTAGAAGAACGAGATAACCGCCACAAAAAACTTGGTGATACCCGATATGTGGTGGAACCAAATTTAAAAGAGGGTAAGGGCGGGTTACGCGACCTTCATACGCTTCATTGGATTGCCAAGTTTATTTATAAAGTTCATTGGATGTCTGAAATTAAGAAAAAAGGCGTTTTTTCAGACGAAGAATATAAAGAATTTAGCAAAGCGGAAGATTTCCTTTGGGCCGTAAGGTTCCAGCTTCATTATATGGCGGGAAGGCCCAATGAACGTATTACGTTTGATGTTCAGAAGGATTTATCTGAAAAGCTTGGCTATGCGGACCGGGCCAGCATGTCGGGCGTTGAACGCTTTATGAAGCATTATTTCCTTACGGTGAAAAATGTGGGTGATCTGACGCGGATTTTCTGTGCGTATCTGGAAGAAAAACACAAAAGAAGACCACTTAAATTTTCGAATTTTTCATTTAGATCAAAATATGCCGATGGCTTCCCACTTGTGGGCAGCAGGATCAGTGTTAAGAACGCAAAAGAATTGGAAGATGACCCGGTCAAAATGATCGAAATTTTCCATGTGGCGCAAAAATATGAATTGGATATCCATCCGCGCGCTTTAAGGATGATCAGGCAGAACCTTAAATTTATTCGTGGCCGTACACGTAATGATCCGCGCGCAAATGAATTGTTTATAGAAATCATGACCCATGAAAAAGGGCCGGGATTTGCGTTAAGGTTGATGAACGAGGTCGGAGTGCTTGGTCGCTTCGTGCCTGATTTTGGGCGTGTTGTCGCGCAGATGCAATATGACATGTATCATGTTTATACGGTGGATGAACATACGATCCGCGCCATTGAACTGACATCCGAGGTTGAACGCGGCATTCTGGCTGAAGAACATCCGCTCGCTAATGAAATTATTCATAAGGTGTTATCCAGAAAAGTGCTTTATGTTGCCGTTTTCCTGCATGATATTGCAAAGGGAAGAAAAGGCGATCATTCAATACTTGGCGAACAGGTCGCCCATAAATTATGTCCTAGATTTGGATTTACTCCCGAAGAAACAGAAACGGTCGCATGGCTCGTCAGGTGGCATTTGCTTATGACGTTGTCGGCGTTTAAGCGCGATTTAAGTGATCCAAAAACCATTTCTGATTTTGCCGATCAGGTACAAAGTCCGGAACGGTTAAGGCTATTGCTGGTGTTGACGGTTGTTGATATTCGCGCCGTTGGGCCAAAAGTATGGAATGGATGGAAAGGGCAGCTTTTACGTGAACTTTATAGCCGTTCGGAAGAGTATCTGCTCGGTGGTCAGATCAAATATGACAATGTTCATCAGGTTGGTCATATCATTGAAAACTTAAGAAAAGAACTTCCTGAATGGGATGATGAAAAATTTGATGAATATACAAACCGTTTTTTCAGTACTTACTGGTTAGCGGTTTCAACCGACCATTTGGTAAGAAACGCATTGATGATGGATATGTCGGATAAATTCAACGATAAATCCACAGTGAATATTCATATTGATGATTTTCAAAATATTTCTGAGCTAACCATTTACGCAGAAGATAACCCGGGGCTGTTTTCAAGGCTTACGGGTGCGATTGCCTTAAGCGGGGCATCCATTCAGGACGCCCGCATTTTCACGACCAAAGACGGCATGGCACTTGATGCTTTCCGAATTCAGGATGCGGATGGGAATGTTTTTAAGGATAAAGAAAAACTTAAAAAATTAGAAAAGAATATCAATGATACTCTTTCGGGTGAACTCATACCACGAGATGTGTTTGATAAACGCCGGATTAGGAAAAAACGCACGGATGTCTTTAAAGTAGCGCCAAGGGTGCTTATTGATAATAAAGCCAGTAACAGCCGTACAGTGATCGAGCTTAACGGCCGTGACCGGATTGGTTATTTGTTTGAATTATCATCGGTACTTGTGGATTTAAAAATATCCATTAATTCGGCCCATATCGCCACATATGGTGAACGGGCGATTACGGTGTTTTTTGTACGTGATATATTCGGTCATAAAGTGACAAATGAGAAAAAACTAGAACAGATAAAAGAAAAATTAATGAACGTTCTGGAGGCGAAATAA
- the murJ gene encoding murein biosynthesis integral membrane protein MurJ has product MSVIKSTAIFGAFTMISRILGFVRDILMAAVLGAGMITDCFVVAFKLPNFFRRLFAEGAFSASFVPIFSATLEKDGKEEALKFAEEAFACLFMTLLLFVGIVEIFTPALIYAIANGFTGDEAKFSLAVVLTRFTFPFILFVSLGSLLAGILNSLGRFAETAAVPIILNICMISALMFASNMMETPAHTLAIGVSIAGFLQVVFLYRATRKAGYKFRIRAPKITPKVKKLLIVMGPAALGAGVVQLNLLLDMIIASHLPDASMSYLYYADRLNQLPVGVIGVALGTVLLPFLSRSIAAGNETQVMKSQNQAIEMGLFFTIPAAVAFIIVPAELIHVLLERSNFTALATTETSLTLAAYAAGLPAYVLAKVFVPGYFARSDTKTPLIYAIVALVINVSLNLILMQYFLHVGLAMATAISAWINVFMLAGGLIYRGHYHIEGAVIMRLLKYVMCSVIMGGVVWYLQGMVKPLIWGNMSEQLLGLSILVVSGIGTYLIATFLTGTVKKEELKAVFSKR; this is encoded by the coding sequence ATGTCAGTGATTAAATCCACTGCCATATTCGGGGCATTTACCATGATAAGCCGTATACTCGGTTTCGTCAGGGATATCCTTATGGCGGCTGTGCTTGGTGCCGGAATGATCACGGACTGTTTTGTGGTTGCTTTTAAATTACCGAATTTCTTCAGACGATTATTCGCAGAGGGGGCATTCAGTGCATCATTTGTGCCGATATTCTCAGCAACCTTGGAAAAAGACGGCAAGGAAGAAGCACTTAAATTCGCAGAAGAGGCATTTGCCTGCCTATTCATGACGTTATTGTTGTTTGTCGGGATTGTTGAAATATTTACGCCTGCACTTATCTACGCTATCGCAAATGGCTTTACGGGGGATGAGGCGAAATTTTCATTAGCCGTTGTGCTAACGCGTTTTACATTTCCGTTTATATTATTTGTTTCGCTTGGATCATTGCTTGCCGGCATCCTTAATTCGTTAGGGCGTTTCGCGGAAACGGCGGCAGTGCCGATCATTTTAAATATTTGTATGATTAGTGCTCTAATGTTTGCATCTAATATGATGGAAACTCCAGCGCATACCTTAGCGATTGGGGTAAGTATTGCAGGTTTTCTACAGGTGGTTTTTCTTTATAGGGCAACCAGAAAAGCGGGATATAAATTTAGAATTCGCGCCCCGAAAATTACACCTAAGGTAAAAAAACTCCTTATCGTAATGGGGCCGGCGGCACTCGGTGCCGGGGTCGTGCAGCTTAATTTGTTACTTGATATGATCATTGCATCGCATCTTCCTGATGCGTCGATGTCTTATCTTTATTATGCGGATCGGTTAAACCAATTGCCCGTTGGGGTGATTGGTGTGGCGCTTGGAACTGTGTTACTGCCATTTCTTTCACGGAGTATCGCAGCGGGGAATGAGACGCAAGTGATGAAAAGCCAAAATCAAGCGATTGAAATGGGACTATTTTTTACCATTCCGGCGGCGGTGGCGTTTATTATTGTTCCAGCAGAACTTATTCATGTTTTACTGGAAAGAAGCAATTTTACAGCACTTGCAACAACAGAAACATCATTAACGCTTGCTGCCTATGCGGCGGGGCTTCCGGCATATGTACTCGCGAAAGTATTCGTGCCCGGCTATTTCGCAAGAAGTGATACAAAGACACCATTAATATATGCGATTGTAGCACTTGTGATTAATGTCAGTTTGAACCTAATATTAATGCAATATTTTTTACATGTAGGACTTGCCATGGCGACGGCCATTTCAGCATGGATCAATGTCTTTATGCTTGCGGGTGGTTTGATTTACCGCGGTCATTATCATATTGAAGGGGCAGTGATTATGAGGCTGCTGAAATATGTAATGTGCAGCGTTATTATGGGGGGCGTCGTTTGGTATCTTCAAGGGATGGTCAAGCCGCTGATCTGGGGGAATATGTCTGAACAATTGCTTGGTCTTTCCATATTAGTCGTCAGCGGAATTGGTACATACCTTATTGCGACCTTTTTGACCGGAACGGTGAAAAAAGAAGAACTCAAAGCCGTATTTTCAAAGAGATAG
- the trpS gene encoding tryptophan--tRNA ligase, with product MTDFKQRVFSGVQPSGNLTLGNYLGAIKNWVGLQDSHETIFCVVDLHAITVWQDPEVLRNATREVAAGMIASGVDPKKSIIFNQSQVPAHAELAWIFNCVARMGWLNRMTQFKEKAGKHKERASVGLYVYPDLMAADILAYKATHVPVGADQKQHLELTRDIAQKFNNDYGVEFFPEVEPLIFGEATRVMSLRDGSSKMSKSDPSENSRINLTDDRDLIAKKIRKARTDSEPLPASMDDLDDRPEAKNLINIFAALSNRKASDICAEYEGQGFADFKRDLADLSVETLGPITEEMARLMDEKTYLDGILREGAENADKIAKPILTDVQDIVGFLRP from the coding sequence ATGACAGATTTCAAACAACGTGTGTTTTCTGGTGTTCAACCATCAGGCAATCTTACTCTCGGTAATTATCTTGGCGCAATTAAAAATTGGGTTGGCTTACAGGATAGCCATGAAACAATTTTTTGCGTCGTTGATCTTCATGCGATTACGGTCTGGCAAGACCCGGAAGTATTACGTAACGCAACACGCGAAGTCGCAGCAGGCATGATTGCGAGTGGCGTTGATCCAAAGAAAAGCATCATTTTTAACCAAAGTCAGGTTCCAGCCCACGCTGAACTGGCCTGGATTTTCAACTGTGTGGCCCGTATGGGGTGGCTTAACCGCATGACACAGTTCAAGGAAAAAGCAGGTAAACATAAAGAGCGTGCGAGCGTTGGTTTATATGTGTATCCCGATCTGATGGCTGCTGATATTCTGGCATATAAAGCAACCCATGTTCCAGTTGGCGCGGACCAAAAACAGCATTTGGAACTGACACGTGACATCGCGCAAAAGTTTAATAATGATTACGGTGTTGAATTTTTCCCAGAAGTTGAGCCGTTAATTTTCGGTGAAGCAACACGTGTGATGTCGCTTCGTGATGGTTCATCAAAAATGTCAAAATCCGATCCATCTGAAAATAGCCGAATTAATTTGACGGATGATCGTGACCTAATTGCCAAGAAAATCAGAAAGGCGCGCACGGATAGCGAACCATTACCGGCATCAATGGATGATCTTGATGACCGCCCGGAAGCAAAGAACCTGATTAATATTTTCGCAGCGCTTAGTAACCGTAAAGCTAGTGATATTTGTGCAGAGTACGAAGGACAAGGTTTTGCTGATTTTAAACGTGATCTTGCCGATTTAAGTGTTGAAACGCTTGGGCCGATTACTGAAGAAATGGCTCGTTTGATGGACGAAAAAACATATCTGGACGGCATTTTACGCGAAGGTGCGGAAAATGCTGACAAGATCGCAAAACCGATTTTAACAGATGTTCAGGATATCGTTGGATTCTTACGCCCATAA
- a CDS encoding DUF4136 domain-containing protein codes for MDRFLKIAITVLFVGFLAACQQTIKSDVMRFHQLPQPNGEKIMIVPMNPNNTGSLEFANYATLVGNELGRYGYVPADGAEPDLIVELDYGVDEGQQVVRHTGSMMGAMYFGGYYGRFYHPWYMYRYPFYRPMYYGGFYDPFGYYPLGMQSRTRTYVNYNRHLKMVIKPNRNGAQNLYEGEVKSKGRNNNLHEVMPYMVQAFFTNFPGVSGSSERVSVEIPENS; via the coding sequence ATGGACAGATTCTTAAAAATAGCTATTACAGTGTTATTCGTTGGTTTTTTGGCCGCTTGTCAGCAAACTATTAAAAGCGATGTAATGCGTTTTCACCAGCTTCCACAGCCAAATGGTGAAAAGATTATGATTGTACCCATGAACCCGAACAATACTGGAAGTCTTGAATTTGCGAATTATGCGACCTTGGTTGGTAATGAGCTTGGCCGTTATGGATATGTTCCTGCTGATGGTGCGGAACCTGATTTAATCGTCGAACTGGATTACGGCGTTGATGAAGGTCAACAAGTCGTTCGTCATACAGGATCAATGATGGGGGCAATGTATTTTGGTGGTTATTACGGTCGTTTTTATCACCCATGGTACATGTATAGATATCCGTTTTATCGTCCGATGTATTACGGCGGATTTTATGATCCGTTCGGGTATTACCCGCTTGGAATGCAGAGCCGCACACGTACATATGTGAATTATAACAGACACCTTAAAATGGTAATCAAGCCTAATCGTAATGGCGCACAAAACCTTTACGAAGGGGAAGTGAAAAGCAAAGGCAGAAATAATAATCTGCACGAAGTGATGCCATATATGGTTCAGGCATTCTTTACTAACTTCCCGGGTGTAAGTGGCTCTTCGGAACGAGTTTCCGTCGAAATCCCTGAAAATTCATAA
- a CDS encoding DUF2333 family protein, which translates to MWETIKDIGYWLRETISAQVLKKIIISLIIIMLLYYPVGMFLIHKVDANPDFGLQNSSRGSNAVAVSIALIDREVNQHGWVANDPIFKPGAMLDNMPNFQQGIISAIARFSYELVDQLGRTRGSSAVDPDLQEVSGLLQYAGDIWWWNPSTSLLPVATSEQQYTKAMEQMIVYNERLARGAAVFEKRSDNLLATLDRISLDLGASSASIDTYVKGGFGCVMDFGADDLFFNVKGQAYAYRLILKALRKDFSEIIETRDIASSWDEMETSFDSIISMDPLIVSNCEVDGFLFQNHLAAEGFYLLRARTQLKEITNILLK; encoded by the coding sequence ATGTGGGAAACTATAAAAGATATCGGCTATTGGCTTCGGGAAACAATTAGTGCCCAAGTATTAAAAAAGATAATAATTAGCCTGATTATTATTATGCTTCTTTATTATCCGGTTGGCATGTTTTTGATCCATAAGGTGGATGCAAACCCGGATTTCGGACTTCAAAATTCATCACGTGGCAGTAATGCCGTTGCGGTCAGTATTGCGCTGATTGACCGCGAAGTGAACCAGCATGGCTGGGTTGCCAATGACCCAATATTCAAACCGGGCGCAATGCTGGATAATATGCCAAACTTTCAGCAGGGCATAATTTCCGCTATAGCAAGGTTTAGTTATGAACTTGTTGATCAGCTTGGGCGAACACGTGGTTCCAGTGCGGTTGACCCGGATTTACAGGAAGTATCAGGATTACTTCAATATGCGGGCGACATATGGTGGTGGAATCCTTCAACATCCTTATTGCCGGTTGCTACATCAGAACAGCAATATACAAAAGCCATGGAACAGATGATTGTTTACAACGAACGATTGGCCCGTGGAGCGGCGGTCTTTGAAAAAAGATCTGATAACTTACTTGCGACACTTGATCGTATTTCACTTGATCTTGGGGCATCATCTGCAAGCATCGATACATATGTGAAGGGTGGTTTTGGATGTGTAATGGATTTCGGCGCGGATGATCTTTTCTTTAATGTGAAGGGGCAGGCCTATGCTTATCGTTTGATCTTGAAGGCATTGAGAAAAGATTTTTCAGAAATTATTGAAACCCGCGATATTGCATCCAGCTGGGATGAGATGGAAACATCATTTGATTCGATCATTTCAATGGACCCATTGATTGTTTCCAACTGTGAAGTAGATGGATTTTTGTTCCAAAACCATCTTGCAGCAGAGGGTTTTTACCTACTGCGGGCGAGAACGCAACTCAAAGAAATTACAAATATTCTACTTAAATAA
- a CDS encoding universal stress protein yields the protein MSEGDNKWKFLIIADDTPEFVKVLRLASKRAEKVGGSILMLKIIPPGDFQHWMSVRDIMEEEAREEAKETLAYYAGEIKRISGLEAETAIREGKPEEVISNIIAEDRDIHLLVLGANVDGDPGPLIRSFREVLLNELHMPVLVVPGNMTDEEIDKFA from the coding sequence ATGTCCGAAGGGGACAACAAATGGAAATTTCTGATCATTGCTGATGATACGCCTGAATTTGTAAAAGTATTAAGGCTGGCCAGTAAAAGAGCAGAAAAAGTCGGGGGAAGTATTTTAATGCTTAAAATTATCCCGCCGGGTGATTTTCAGCATTGGATGTCTGTGCGTGACATCATGGAAGAAGAAGCACGCGAAGAAGCCAAAGAAACTCTTGCCTATTATGCCGGTGAAATTAAACGCATTTCCGGCCTGGAAGCGGAAACTGCAATTCGTGAAGGTAAACCGGAAGAGGTCATTTCTAACATTATCGCAGAAGACCGTGATATTCATTTACTTGTGCTTGGTGCCAACGTGGATGGTGACCCAGGTCCACTTATCCGTAGTTTCCGTGAAGTCCTTCTAAACGAGCTTCATATGCCTGTTCTGGTTGTTCCAGGCAACATGACCGATGAAGAAATCGATAAATTTGCATAA
- a CDS encoding NifU family protein, with protein sequence MFIQTEQTPNPSTLKFIPGEMVLEQGTMFFESEEDASGSPLALALFKIDGVSAVFLGSDFITVENKEQDWNDLKPAILGTIMEHYTAGLPIVTGDQEQQVSDDDADPEIVAQIMELLDTRVRPAVARDGGDITYHGFKDGVVYLRMQGACSGCPSSTATLKHGIQNLLKHYIPEVESVEPVE encoded by the coding sequence ATGTTTATTCAAACTGAACAAACCCCCAACCCATCCACCTTAAAATTTATTCCGGGTGAAATGGTTCTTGAACAAGGCACAATGTTTTTTGAAAGCGAAGAAGATGCGAGTGGGTCGCCGCTTGCGCTTGCGCTTTTTAAAATCGATGGCGTGTCTGCGGTATTCCTGGGTAGCGATTTTATTACAGTTGAAAATAAAGAGCAGGATTGGAATGATTTAAAACCTGCGATCCTTGGCACGATCATGGAGCATTACACAGCCGGGCTACCGATTGTAACCGGTGATCAGGAACAGCAAGTTTCTGACGATGATGCGGATCCGGAAATTGTTGCGCAAATTATGGAACTGCTTGATACGCGTGTGCGCCCGGCGGTGGCACGCGACGGTGGTGATATCACGTATCATGGTTTTAAAGACGGAGTTGTTTACCTGCGTATGCAAGGGGCATGTTCCGGCTGTCCAAGTTCAACCGCGACGTTGAAGCACGGCATTCAAAATCTGCTTAAACACTATATTCCAGAAGTGGAAAGTGTTGAGCCGGTCGAATAA